CCTAAGAGGCATAAAGAATTTCGCAAGCATAAGCGGGGAAAGAACCCACAACCCTTTGCCGAAACAGAGCCAGAGGGATCGTACTCGTCATCTTCCCCttcactttcttcttcctcttcatatTGTCCGTGTTGCAGTTCCATTTGAGACCCTTGTTCCTTTGGTAAGGGCCTTGTATCCTCACGGATTACCCTCGTGATTTGTCTTGGCTGTTCAGGTGCAGCTGTATGTTGCTTCTTTGCAGCATGAGGTGTCTCCAAAGCCATTGCCTTGGCTGCAGGTAAGAATCGATTCATCAAGAAGTCCCGGGTTTGTGGATCAACAGCGGAGGCTATAGATGACTTTGCATCTGCACCGTCAGATTGACTCCGACAACTTGCACTACAGTTCAAGGAGAAAGACTTCGTGGGGGAAATTGTCTCAAGTGCATCCGAATAAATATCATCCTCGTCCTCTAATTCCGAGGCTCCTCTCTGGTTCATTACCTCTTTTGAGCACTTCAATTCCTTCACATTTTCCTTCGTAGAATACGCATTAAAGTGCGGTGATCTTGCCCCATTTTGATCTCCATGATCCCTTTCCGAACTTTGCTTTGTAACATTTCTAAGCTTTCCGGGGGGAAGCCTAGGAGTAACCGAAACCTCCTCTGTAGCCTCTGCCTCTTTGCCTTCCTTGGCTTTTCCGGGGATGTGCTCCCAGTGAAAAGGAACTGCAACCGGTTCTGTCACCTGCTCCAAGCAAAAGTCTGATTTATAAGGAGGAAGACTGTGCCGCCCATCGGGCCTCTGCActatcttctctttctctctatctgcGATCACCGGTGTTGTAGCAATCCGCCTGACGGACAGAAAAGGTGCATTCAAGTTCAGTTTCCTTTCCTCCATGTATCCTGATTTCGATCAAGCCAATTCTGTCCAATCCCTCGGTAACTTCAAGTTCACCGATTGAGAACAAAACCCCAATTGCTAACAACAGGGGTGGCACAACAGATCATGGTAAATCCGTTCGCATTATCCGAATATAAACACttctgaaaagaaagaaaaaattgaaattactgAAACAATCCATAGTTTTTATCAACTCACACaagcgaaagaaaaaaaaatcagaaaaattcaACAACTACACAGATAAGCATTTAGTAGATGAGCTGAATTTCACCTACTCTGACGAACTCCGATAACCAAAAGAATTACTACTTCTGgtgaataaaaaacaaacagaacACAAGACAGAACAAACTTTGATTGTGTGCCAGAGGAAGTAACTTTATTGTGAATCCCAATCCAAATTTGTCTCATTCCAACATCAtcctaattcaaaacaaagaaaacaaagggAAACAGCAATACCAGAATGTTTCAAAGAAAACCCAGAATTTAAAATCATGCATAATTTACACCATCTGCCACTACACATTGAAGTTGTATATCGAAAAGTTGTGAAATTTATCAAAAACTCCATTGAAGAAGTAAAAGAGGAGGCGCACCTGTGAAAGTTGAGACCCTCttgcttgagagagagagagattgcttCGAGCCTGTGTGCCCTGATGATTTTTGGGCTCCGAGAATGATGCGGTGTGGTGTGGGGAATGAgtgcaaacaaagaaaataaaagagccAAGAAAGGAAGGTGTTAGAGAGAGAatgagtagagagagagagagagaggtggaagagggagagagagtgctttttttttcttctacttaTTGAGTGTATATGTAATGTCGGACATGGAATGTGACCAAACACATGCAGAGGATAAAACTAAATACAACATTGTACGGTACTTTCGTTGGATCCATCATACCGCTCCTTTATTCTTCTTCCGGACCATTTTTCAGTGTACTATGAACACGATTACGTAACTTATAATTTTACTTAATTAGAAATCTGTTTTCTTATTGTTACACTTATTAGTATGACTTATCAATTTTTCGTTTATTCTTATTACAACACTTAACATAATACACTACATAATTTATATTCCCGATGGTCATAAAAATTTTCCCATGCATGGTCCCATTGAAGTTTTCATCTTTCTTGTCCTTGATATGGGATTATGCATCTGCTGATTCTTGCTGGGTTATTTATGAAAGTGGCAttaatttgacccaaaaaaagaaaagaaagtcgTATAAATCAAATAATTGAATAGGGATGGATGGAGACTGGAGACTGGAGACTGGAGAGGCCATGCgatggaggagagggaggtgtGGTCACGGACGTAACGGTTGGGGAATAGTGACAGTTGCTACTTGCTCATCCAAAGCTCCTTTAACTCTTCAAATCTGCCAAATTTAGTGGACCGACCGACTTGGTTATTCAACATTCAGTCACGACTATTCGACCACCACGTAGCATTTATATATCTTTGGCAATTATTCCATGTTTTCCACAGTGATTGCAGTTTATTAAGGgttatttagaagaaaaaaaaccttaaattaGAGAAATAAGAATTGGGAAGAACATAAATGGGAGCAAGATCAATTACTTCTTGATGATTGAGTTGTGTCAAAGGGTGGTAGTGTGGTggttacatgtttttttttaattatgtatATATTAGTAATCGTGGGGAAGTCTAAGAATGGGAATAATTGAAATACTCATACGAGGTTACATATGTCAGTAAACATCGAAAAAGTCAAAAAATCCGAATATTTATTTCTCGTGTCAAGTAAGTAAATCTGCAATATGATTTTTAGGATAAAGTTTGACTAGAGAATGTTTATGTAAATAACACTTATGCTCATAATAAAAATGCTTTTTTAAAGCGGTTTTTGTTAGAATCATAacattatttttatcaaaaatcCAAAACTTCAACAAAAATGACTCCGTAAATGCTTCTTAAAGAATCACCTAATCTACCAAGTGCTAATACTTTCAAGTTGCTTAACCATTcttagttttttcttttcttttaaaagaGGACTGGCAGAGGAATTTCCAAGAGTTGGAAAGACTCAAAGAGGAATTTCAGTCTCCCTCTAATCGTCATCATGTGATTCATCATCgccaaaattcaaaatcaaaatgTGTCGTATGAAATacggatttgaaaattttctatAACTATTCTTAATTTATACACACCTAAAATGCAACAAAAAATCAATTTCATTTGATGTGGCGGTACTTGATGACTCATAGCGAAAGTGGAGGACTTGGACCCATTTGCATGTGATAGATGCAACTCTCTCTCACACTTTCTTCGGATGCTTGATTTTGTCGACAGGTTTTAAAGTTGAGATTTGAAATTTGTCaccaaaaaagtaaaaatgcaTAACATAACATTAACATGGGAGGTTTAATTAAAAAGATGAGTAATGGTAgggaaatcaattttttttaaattaaatttaaaaaccaaataatgtggttgtaaataattagattattaattATTGTCGATTgacgttttgtttctttttagtGACACGTAATTTAATTTACACAATTTcgtttaaaaatttagtctcaACAACATTACCCTAaaatgattgtcaattagattATAATACCACCAATGCTTTTCTCCTGATTGCCCTTAAATTGCGGAGACCAACTTTGACTGCATTTTAAAagcaatttttatttatttttgatttggttttttctttttattcaaaCAATCAATAAAAGATTTATacgaaaaaaaaacatttttcaaacaaaataagatatttcattcatttataaAATGGCATCACAAATACATATCAGGAATAATTCTGCTCTTAAATAGTCATTGTAAACTAGATctaaaaaatattacaataaaaCATCACAGCTAATCGAGAATTGCAAGATTAAGAAAAAAGGAACTGAAGAATGGATACTTTGCAAGAGATAAAAAACTCAAgaatcatcttttttttttctatagcATAAATTAACTGAAGTGTTTTCAGAACGCTCacattaataatattattaaaccTTATGTTACACGGAGATCATGTGAGAATAAAATCTCAAATAAggagaaaattattattattattattttgttgaaaCAGATtaccattttttaaaattaattaaaggttATACTCTTTAATGTGAATAATATGTTGAGGGTAGTGATTAGATTCTAGTTAATTACCTGCAATTAACCTGATTGAATGATTAACCTTATAAGTAGGATGAAATTGCCAAACGGTTTATGTTAAATGTGTTTGAGATGGGCCTTTTAAAAAAGGacagaaaaacataaaattggGCCTATCTAAAAGCATCAAATTTGacaaattaacaaacaaataaatttggGCCTATCTTAAGGATTCTAACGCAGGCCATGTACATACGGTTTCATCTAGGGGTGAGTTTggtttaaatcggttcggttttttgccaaaatcgaAACTGAACCGAAATTTCAGTTCGGTTCAgttaagttcaatttttttttggttcggttttttcctgTTCGGTTTccgttttttttcaaaaaatgaaaaaatttgaaatcttaaattttaacatatccaacacaatcataacataaatatTCCGACTAGACTtaaagataatgaaaataaacatttaaagttcaactagaattataacataaaggttttttttaaatattttgggtTTAAAGTTTAACTATACATAGATTTCTTTTTAAACGATGATGATGGAGTACGACCTTATtcattcctctctttctctcaatctctctctctctctctctctctctctctctctctctctctctctctctctctctctctctctctctctctctacatgtATTCTTCACTAGCAATAAGATAAACATTCTATaatatactatttattttgattattgtcTAGGTAacaatttttgatattttctttatccttatggtccgaattttttttatccatatATGTGGTTACATAATATAATTTCTACATTTTATGTTCAGCTTCTACCACCAGCAAATTTTGAAGAGGTGTTCATCAATATTTTTGAATATATTGATATGCTTTTCAAAATTGTTAGGCCACGGAAGCAACTATACTTGGCCATAGGtgagaaagtttgaattttgtttttgatctCGTAGTGTTTAATAAACTCATGAGACTTTTATACGCTGTTTGCTTTCCCTAATCAACTGCAGTGCAGTTGAGATATGTGTTCTTATATATGTGTTGCACTTAATGATATAAACTAGAAATATTGCATGTAATGGTATAAGTTCTAATTTTTGTTGTAGATGGAGAAGCTGAGAAGACAATTTGAATTGGAAAGCAAGCAAGTCCTACCAAAGCAGCAGTCCGAAGTACCATAttctaatataataaaatcaaataattaaataaataaaattaaaaaaatattaatttaattatttcagtttggttcggtttggttcggttgttcaattcggttcggttttttttgtttcggttcggttcggttttcggtttttttcggttttcggttttttgaactcGCCCCTAGTTTCATCTATGCCAACACATTTCTTTTGGTACAACGATGCATTTAATGCATGaaacaattttacataaataaaatataatttactaAATAAagtaaatttttctttttgacacagatattatctatactaaggggcAGTGATGTGGATTAAgcttcacaatgagctagcaatattGCGGTTCAATAGTTCTCACAGTGGTTGTGTTTGTGTTGGGTACCATTTAGCGAAATGGTGTCCATTTAAGTATTGGATATGTTTTAATTGTGGTAGTGAATAATGGTGTTTGTGCTGGTGATGGTGATGACAGAATATTCAGAGATGCCAATTCACCATCCATGCATTGCACTTGTTGTCCCTAGCCAATCCTAGTCATGTTAGAACATGTTAGAAATGGGAAAGGAGAATGTTTAGACATGATATGTTGTTGGGTATCATAGGGCTTGGGTCTGAGGGTTGAAACCAAAGCCCAAACCTTGATTGGGCTAAGATAAACTTATTTAAACTCGATCCGATTAAGCCTTCAGACAATAACTAACATTTTCGTGAGATTTATATTATCAACACTGAGAAAGCTATCACCAATTGATTGTGATTTGCATTACGACTACTACCTAACCCCTTTTTTTAACTTTCTTTCTAAAGCATTTTTCATGCTTTTGATCGTGTGACATTTGATATCACTAATACATTGTGGAAAGCGAGAGATACCAAAAAGTCAATGAATGATGACCACTAACAGATTTCATGTCTCTGCCTTCGTTTTCAGCCATTCTGTTGAAGACGTGAAGTCGCTCAAATAAagttaagaattaaaaaaaaaagaaaaaaaaaagaccttgTCTCACTACTAAGTCTACTGTACGCAGTGAGATAATTAGACCTCTATATGGTGGTGGGACTCTAGCAATTGCTCTTATCAACCatgtgtttgttttttgttacaAAGGGGAAGATTATGTGGTGGTTCAATCAATACACAATTTATGCTACTTGCAAGGCATAAGGATTATAAGAAAGGTGTAAATGAATTTTAATCCTGGTATTagattaatttttcattaaaacctgGTGTAGGATTAGATATCTGATCCTAGTCCTTCATGTCATCATGATTATTATAACtcatattttgttatttttaaattctttaatGGCTCTTTTTGTTCCCATTGTGCCCTTGTAATTAATTATTCGACTTTCTTGGTATGTTCCAAATTATTAGGAACTAATTTTGACTTTGATTAATTTATGCTTGATTTCTTCCATGATTATGGTGCCTAAAAAGATTTTTCATATCATCATGCCTAAATTACAAGATGAAAAAAAGTTAAGGTATCACATGTATAATACATCAAAAGAAGTGTATGTATTTAAATATTAGTACCTAAGTAAACACACCTAAATTATAGTACCTAGTTGAAAACACCTAATCATAGTACCTAATTGAACGCACCTAAATCATAGTACCTAATTGAACGCACCTAAATCATAGTACCTAATCGAATGCATCTACATTATAGTACCTAATCAAATGTGTCTAACTTATCGTACCTAATTGAGTATAGATGCAATAGATCAAACCCAACTCCAAACTCAACAATTCATACACTGACAAAATGATCAAAACCCAATAATAAAATCAACCAAcacaaaataacaacaaaaactaaTGAAATAAGAAATATCACAAGCACAATGCCACAAAAAAGTTACTGAACCCATTCTCTTCGTTGCAAATCGTTGGAATCCACGTAGATACACAAGCCATATACCATTCAAAACCAACAGaaagaaaatagagagagacCTACTACAAATGATGAGAAAAAGGGGAAAATCGTAATTAGAAGATGTGTGTGAAGAAATCAGCCAATACATGAATGGTTTGCCTAATCCCGTTTTCAATTGCAAAAGCCtaatcttttttttcaaagaagcCTAATCTCTAATTCCTTTGATGTTGCATCTTTAAATGCCGGATGCtcattttgaattaaaaaaaaaatcattcaattgTGAACCATTTAATAGCAATATTTAGGGGGAATATAGGAAGACAAAACAtagtaaaattacataaaagaaattaattatgATGTGGAATATAAATGATGATTTGGACACGAGTCAAATGACTAAAATTAGTTTTTAATCTTACTTACCGTATTTATCTAAAAGTAATCATTTTTAAGGACTAAAATCTAGTTTTCTATATAAGGAATCTCATAATGGAAAATGCAAATTGATTGTCGTATATCTTGTAGTTGCACTTTTAATTATACTGtattttttattacaaaatcaTGACGGTAAAATGTTAGTTGATGAAAGTGATTATTGTCGTTAGTTGCAGGCCGGGACTTAACTCTTTAAATTCTTAACagttaaaacaaaattgaagatcCAACTTCTCATAACGTTGACTTGGGCCTCATTGTTAAGCTTAGAGCCACGCATCGGTGAAAAGAAAAACCTTGGAAtagcttataagaggttgtgTTACTCcctatattgtcaattggttttatggtagaacatcaacttcttcatggtatcaggtCATGTTGacccacgtgtgaagcccacGGCCACACATGCTGCACGTCATCCAATTCTTTGACAAATATTCGCTATGTATGAACCTCAACGATCACAATTGCTCTAGTACACCACCCAATTCTTGATGCTTAGAGCATCTCTAATAGAGCTCTTAATAGGGACAATCAACgtataaaatgagtataaaacaaatatagggACACCATGAATCTCCAATGGATTGGAAAGTGAGTCCCTAAAGTATAGGGACTCGCCGGATACTTGATGTATGTACTCACATATAGGGACTGAAATAGTGGATCCAATAGGACAATTTAAGTGGAAAAACATGTGTGGGTCCCAGTCACATGGCcttgtcttttttttctttcttttcaactATTTAAAATTGAGGTCCAGATTGATACTTgcttttcaaatcttttttacCATTGAAAGATAACCGTTTCAATTTAGGTTACTCTCTcatgttggttttcaattttttttttctcttttcatatTGCCTCCCTTGAAAGATTAATAATTTCAGTTTAGGTTACTCTCTCATGTTGTTCTTCATCATTCCTCTAAATACCAAATTATCTAACCAAAACTTACCACAACTTCATCTCCTATACTCAGTTCACTCGTACTCAATTTACTCATTCTAGTTATGTTTTTGTAAAGGAAAAAATTGAtgtcaaaatttgaaattttttttgttaaaatgttcACAAAAATATTTTACGAGAACGTAATgttaaattaattcaaaaaatgtgcacctaatcaaattatcacacaaaattgtaaaaaaaatcaaatttaggAATTCTATTACAAGGACTCTCCCATTGGAGGCAATATTCCTTTAGGAACACAAAGATTCCCTTTAAGTCCTTATATGAATACTcaatggtggtggtgggagtTCCTAAATAGGGACtcccattggagatgctctcaCGTGTTTGATTTGAAAATTCATCACACGTGAAGGGGCGCGTAAGTATGTGAAGATAAAAGAGTCACATCTTTGAAATGAAAAACTTTGTATAAGGTTATAAAAAGTTATAGACAACTTCTCATATTACTTAGTTTTACGGTATAACGTCTTGTAGTATCGCTCTACTAGTACTATCAATGAAGTAAAGCCTCAACTACTTCGACTAGAAAAAGACTTGGCCACTGGGAGCAGATCAGAAGACCCATTGCATAGAAAAGTCTTGGTCTTCATTTTTTATCTCCGTCAATTCGATCGACTAGCTTGTCTTAATTTATATGGCAGTGAAAAGTCTTAATTTCTGGATCTCGTGATCATCAGTTGCTAATTTCCAGAATGCTAGCAAGATTATTCAGTTTCTGCAATTCACTTTGTCCAAACTCTCccactcctccctctctctctctctctttgttatGCCGAAGGCGTCGTAGTAAACTATCTATAGCGCATAGCTGCTATAAAGCCACCGGTACTGAGTGATGGCTAAGCGTAAAGTAACGTGTGATGTGGAGAACTCGACAAGGTAAGTTGTAAGCTCAACTTCTCTGCATTTCTTATTTCCTTTTTTCCGTAAGTGTTGCATCAAATAATGTGTAAGTTGTGAGCTCAGCTTCTATgcatttcttttttccttttttccacAACTGTCGCATCAAATAATAGTATCCTATCTCCAATCGGTGTTCTAAAAACCCACGGGTCGTCTAGAAGCTAGTGACCGGTCACCGACCCAATTAATTCTTaggcatttaaaaaataattagatGCCCTCTTAGACTTGCTTAGGCGTTCGTTAGTCACTTGCATGAGTCGTGACTATaacttagacaaaaaataaataacttttattttacattttattttttcaacaaaaagtAATACAATTGTTGAATATTTGGATAAGCATTCGTTATATACTTATTAcccatattttatattttctagtactttaaaatttatatgtctaattattttgtaatttttgtttcccaattatatatatttttagtgATATTTTGATCCAGGTCAATTCAGCTGCTTTCTGATTGATTCCAGTTTCATTTTGCTTCCGGTTAATTATTTCTTATACTTGTTTTGCCTTTCatattaaaagtaaaaatatatttaaattgtttaatttatgcatcatttactcattttttatttttcaaaattgattCTTTCAAATGCTTTTTATCCACTGCTATATATccagaaaatattttttaaatgcaTGTTTTAGTTTAAAACCATAGCATGTAAGTTaagtttaaattaaaataaacattttaaattcataagcaaacaaatataatacatttttatCAACAAATATTATAGGTACTTGTGATGCAGGTAGATAATATAATTATAGAggtagattaaaaaaaaattaaatcgatCTGTATTATAGGTAAACTATGAACATAAACATATGGAATACGCATATAAACTTGTGATATAGATTAATACAATTAATTTGTGAAATaggtaaaatataaaaaaaataatataatggtacattaagaaaaaaaaatgtgatatGGGTAAATAAACACCAACGCATTTCATAGTAAGGCTTAGCCTAATCCCCCACTCACCTTGTTAAATGATCTAGATTAATgtatagaaaacttcattttaatccttaaaaaagatgagttttagattataaccatatgtaagattaaaatccaattttagtccctagcacatttaatcatatcatttattagttgtattttgatgttttattttatccttttatttttcttttaatgtattaattacatttaaatttaatttttatttcattcatcataatatattttaatgtctacatttaggcaactaatttttttataatatatattccgataacaattttgtatgttctttatttaggtatattaatacatttgaatattttggtatatCCATCGGTACAAGCATGTAGTTACATTgattcaatataatgcatttcgGTCAATATAATGTATTTCGTTACGTACACTTTGGTACACACATTTGAGAATCgacttttaggtacattaattcaattattatatTTCGGTAAATACagttaggtacatacattttggtattgatatttaggtacatacattttcggtattgacatttaggtacatacatttcagtattgacatttaggtacattaattcaatataatacatttcggtacatacatttaggttcattataatatatttcagtacaatcatgtaggtacaaatatttcggtacaaaaaagtcaattttatatattttggcacaatcatttctgaacacttatgtatttatatatttttgtatcacaatttttttttaatattttctcattgacattcatttctaattaaaaaaaactaaatatgtgcatattaataaaattaaaatttaatatggagagattaaataaaaatacacattaaataacaaaaattgaatgtaaattttgataaaagtacactcaagggattaaattgaatatttaatctagcaccaggtttttttttaaattttaatcttttacaAGGATtaatgttcaaaaacccctTAATGTATAGTGACTTTGTTGTTGTGGGTGATGCACAAGATTTTGATAATATATATCCAAACGTTTGTTGAAGAGAAAATTAATAGGACCACACCTATCTGATGATGGATCAAGCTGCGTCTTTTTTTCAGTACTAAACAACAGGACGAACatgagaaaaatgaaggacATTATCTCGTCACGTGGAAGAAAATATTTGGAATATCATGTGCATTTGGAGTCTTGGTGGACCCTTTATTCTTTTACATTCCTTTCGTCAATAAGAACATGAAGTGCTTCGAGTTGGATAGAAAGTTGAAGACAATAGCTCTTGTATCACGATTACTTACAGATTTCATGTATATAATCGACATTATCCTTCAAATTTGGATCGGGATTCTAGAAAAACGAAGGATATTAGTCAGTGATCTTTTGGCAATGTCAGCTAAGTGGCCTTGGAAATCATACATCATAATGGACATTTTGGCCATTCTTCCTGCAACCCAGGTACGATAACTCTTTATTACCTATAGAGACTAAATAATCCCTCCTAACCTGAATTTCTTGCTCCActtgagaaatttttttcgCAACGTCCATCCTTTATTATGATATAACATACTCACTGACTCACAAAAGGAATCTCTCTGAGTATGCGCGCGCACACATCTATGTGAAATTCGGACTTGCATTTTGTTAGTTAATTCAACTCCAAATTATGATTAGATTTGATGGTTATCCACTGTTGACAGGTTTTAACATTTATATTGTTTTCAAAAATGAGGGGCTCAAGTTCTTTGCTTGCTAAGGAGCTTATGGCTACTCTTGCTCTGTTACAATATGTCCCAAGGGTTATTCGTATGTACGTATCATGTAAAGAATTCAGCAAGAGTTCTACAATCTTGATCGGAACATGGACTTTTTTCAAATGGGGATTCAGTCTCTTTCTTTACATCCATACTAGTTATGTAAGTTTCGTTCATATGTATGAattaattttacaaaattactaCTTTTATTATACTTGTACCATCATTTGTATTgtctctctaatagagatgagacCCACATATGTTGGTAAGTTTtacctctattagagagatgatacaaatatgTGGTAAGATTAACTCACGTACTACTCGTTGGTCCTTTAGGTACTTGGAGCTTTTTGGTACTTTTTAGCTATACAAAGACAGTCAACTTGCTGGCAACTTGCTTGTCAAAGTGAACAAAATGGATGTAAACCTAGTACTTTTTATTGCAATGATCGTTTGTTCCAAAATATCACAACCCTAAATTATTTATGCCCTATAAATCCGTCAGACGCAAAGGTTTTCGATTTTGGGATATTTCTTGATGCTCTTCAGTCTGGTGTGGTGGAGTCAGCAGACTTTCCCAGAAAGATTTTGCATTGTTTCTGGTGGGGACTTAGAAATCTAAGGTTTGTACATGGATAGGGCAACATCAGCAAAGAATTTCCGTTATCAATGCACAATAAAGTTAATGAAGATTTCTTACTTTTAGGCTCTGCGCGCATTGAATTTAATTATACTAAAGACATTATTTCTTATTTGTGATTTTTGCATGCAGTTCTCTCGGATCAAACCTCGAGACCAGTAGCTACGCAATGGAAAATCTGTTTGCCgttttta
This genomic interval from Malus domestica chromosome 05, GDT2T_hap1 contains the following:
- the LOC103434888 gene encoding cyclic nucleotide-gated ion channel 1-like isoform X1; translation: MAKRKVTCDVENSTSTKQQDEHEKNEGHYLVTWKKIFGISCAFGVLVDPLFFYIPFVNKNMKCFELDRKLKTIALVSRLLTDFMYIIDIILQIWIGILEKRRILVSDLLAMSAKWPWKSYIIMDILAILPATQVLTFILFSKMRGSSSLLAKELMATLALLQYVPRVIRMYVSCKEFSKSSTILIGTWTFFKWGFSLFLYIHTSYVLGAFWYFLAIQRQSTCWQLACQSEQNGCKPSTFYCNDRLFQNITTLNYLCPINPSDAKVFDFGIFLDALQSGVVESADFPRKILHCFWWGLRNLSSLGSNLETSSYAMENLFAVFISLLGLLLLMFYLSGNLQQIWAVTVTSLAKRKARRHMELQMKLEIQCWLSENGIPKHMKKVMMRRLQIHLEGEKNVDVNTKSIISIVSVEDRRLIKRYLSWYILKKVPMFRTLDEKVLKEICQSLQPVMFTEDTYIVKEGKPLDKMLFITQGIVWSYGSSNNNGSTRCLKKGDFYGEELLNWVSEVSYLTALPISTRFVKSHTHVEAFVLRAYDLKTIVSKNWLHFSKFTPPSQKQHLAASSLQESWRRHHEKRARAVHLAQLREMGNNKITDEVPLLGQFK